Sequence from the Syntrophaceae bacterium genome:
CTTCTTCAAGATGTTCGACCGGACATCCTACAACAGCGCCATGCGGATGGTCCTGGTCAACCAGATTTACTTCACCTCCGTCCAGGTACTTCCCCTCTTCATCGCCGTTTCCATTCTCTTCGGGTCCCCCATGGTGGGCATCACCCTGCAGGTGCTCAAGCACTTCGGCCTCGCCGACCGCATGGGATCGGTCCTGATGGGCTTCATCGTGACGGAGCTGTCCCCTTTCATGACGGTTCTCCTGATCGCGCTGCGCTCCAGTTCCGCCATCAACGCCGAGATCGCCGTCATGAAGGTCAACCGGGAGCTCAAGACCCTCGATGTGTTCGGCATCGACGTCCTTGACTATCTCTTCCTCCCGCGGATCATCAACGGAATCCTGTCCATCGTCTGCCTGAGCAGCCTCTTTTCCATCCTCGCCCTTGCCAGCGGCGCCCTGTTCAGCCGGTTTCTCTTCGACCTGGGCATCAATGAATACACAAACCTTCTGTTCCTGTCGGCGGACTTCTCGGATCTGTTCATCCTCCTGGTCAAGTGCATTCTGCTGGGCTTTTTCATCACCCTGATCCCCATCCGCTTCGGCCTTCGGGCCACCGACGAACTGACAAGCATCCCCGTCTCCGTGCTCAATGGGATGGTCAAGGTTTTCATTGCCATCGTCATTATCGAGGTGCTATCATTACTACTCAGATTTCTTTGAAACTTTTCCCCCGGGAGGAAATCCTGGAGCGTACGCTGGCGGTCACCTCGGCGGAGCACCGCGATCGATTGGGGCTCGTGGCCATGGATGTGCCCCTGATCTCCAACCTGGACATCCTGGGAAACCTCGCCCTAATCAAGCAGTTCCGCGAGAACCTCCCGAAACGAGAGGCAGAAGCCCTGGTTCTTTCGTACCTGCAGCGTTTCGACATGGAGCGAATCGCATACCGGCGGAATCCCAACCTGTCGGCGGAGGAGCGGTTTTGCGCCATGCTGATCCGGGCCGTCCTGGTCCCCGAGGCGTTCGTCGTGATCGACCGCCCCCTGAAGATCGTGCCGGATCTCCAGGAAAACCGTTTTTTCCACGACATGCTGACAAAAGTCGAGGATTTGTGGTCGTCCTGCGTGATTTTCGATTATCCCTGGAACCGAGAGCGCTATGAAGATATCCCGGTCGATATCGACGAACTTTAAGGTCGGGCTGTTCCTGTCGATCACGGCCCTGATGATGATTCTCTTCCTGTCCCATATGGCCTACAAGAAAGGGCTGTTCGAGGCGGAGCACACCTTTACGCTCTCCTCGAAAACCGGCGAGGATCTGGCGGAGGGCATGCCCATCCATTTCGCCGGGTTTCGGATCGGCAGGGTCGACCAGATGGAATTGAACGATCAGGGCGTCGTGATTATCCAGATCAAGGTGCCCCGGCGTCACGTGAAATGGATCCGGACCAACAGCGTCTTCAGCCTCTACAAGCCCCTCATCGGATCCCCCCGCCTCATCGTCTCGACGGAGAACCTGGCCAGCCCAATCCTGCCGGAGGACAAGGTGCTCGAACTGGTGGTCGTCAACGACATCAACGAGGCCATCAAGCAGCTCACCCCGATCATCGAGAAGGTGGGGCAGATCGTCTCCCATATCGAGACCATCACGGGAAACCTGGCCAATCCGAAGGGAAGCGTCAACATGATCCTCCGGAACGCCGAACAGGTGACGGCCAATTTCACCGACAAGAAGTCCATCGCCGAGATGGCCCTTGGGGACCCGGAAACAGTGAAATCGCTTCACGAGTCCGTCAAGAAGATCCGGGACATCCTCGTCAAGCTGGACGATATGGCCGGCAAGACGGACGTGGAACTCTACGGCAAGGACGGCGTGCTGCCGCTGGTCCGCTCCATCCTGTCGGATGTTCTGGCAAAGCTGATAAAACTGAATACGGCCCTGGACAACGTCACCAAGGTCACCTCCGATGCGGCGGCCTCGACGAAAGACCTGCACCTGCTCCGGAAAGACATCGACGCAACCATCCAGTCCATCGGCCGGACCGTGGAAGACCTGGACCGGATCGTTCCCCTCAAGAAGGAACGGGAGATCAAGTTGCCATGACGCACCGCCTCGCTCTCGCCCTTGTGATACTGATGGCCGCCGCCCTGGCCGGTTGCGGCGGCGCCCGGGTGCCCGACTGGACGACCGACGGATACAACAACCTGGAATCCTTCAAGGAACGGTACCTGGCCGGCCGCGACGGCCCGGCGGAAGCGAACTGGCGCAATGCCGTGGAGGCCATCCGGATGAGCGGGGACATGGAAGTCCTCGGCCGGGCCTATCTGACCCGGTACGCCGTTCTGACGGCCTGCCTGGAGACATTCGACGACCGGCCCTACCGGGAAATCGAGGCGCTCCGCCTCATGCCCGAAAACAGGGCCTTCCACCGGTTTCTGACCGGAGAACTACCCTCCGTGGACGACCGGAACCTTCCCGATCCCTACCGGGGCCTTCTGAAAGCCCTTCGGGACGGAAAAGACGAGGCCGTCGACCGGGAAGCCGGCCGGATCCAGGATCCCCTCTCCCGCCTCATCGGCATCGGCGTGGCGGTCAGGATGGGACACAGCGGCGAATCCCTGCTCAAAACGGGCCTTGCAGAGGCATCCCGGAACGGCTGGAAGCGGGTCGTCCTCGCCTACCTGGAGCGCCTCCGGCTTCTCTATGAGAAGCGGGGAGACGCGGCAGAGGCCGAAAAAACGCGAAAAACCCTGGAAATCCTGAAACGGGAAATCCCGTCATAGAGGGGCTCTTCCCCCACCCAGACTCCGCACAAAAAAACCGGGCAGTCATCCCGGCTGCCCGGCGCTCATTCCCTTCCGTCGTCCAAAATCCTCTATTTATTCGCCGTCCTATCGGGAAACAGCTTCGAGAAGGACCGGCGGCGCCGCTTCTTCCATGCCCCCCGGTGGTAGACATAGCTGGCCATCAAAGGCAGGACCGACGTGGCCTCGGCATAAACCATCTGCTCGCTCGTACCGTCCACTTTCCCCCAGGAGCTCGCCTCCTTCAGGGTGGAACTGGAGCAGGCCCCGTCCCGGACGTCGGCCACGGTGACCTGGACGGCATACTTGTGCATCGGGACTTCCTTCCCCAGGACCTCCGCGCAGATCACCGTGTCCTGGGCGAAATTCTTGGGAACACCGCCGCCGATGATAAAGAGTCCCGTGGTCCGGGCCTTGATCTTGATCTGTGTCAGTTCACGGAAATCCTTGACCGAATCGATGGATACGTGAGCGGCGGGATGCCGGGTCTGGTGCAGGACGAGCCCGAAGCCGGCGCTGCTGTCGGAAAAGGCGGGACAGAAGATGGGCACTTCATGATCGAAGGCCGTCTCCACCAGAGAGCCCTTCTTCCGGGCGCCCTTCTTGAGAAAACGGCCCATTTCCCGGATGAACTCCCGGGAGGAATAAATGCCCGGGGGCAGTGAGTCGGCGATTTCCCCGATCGTGCGGTCGCAGTGCTGGAGCTCCTCCTCGTCGATGAAGGTGTCGTAGATCCGGTCTATGTACAGGGAGCGCAGCTTAGCATCGTCCACATGGGGGCTTCCCTGGTAGTGGCGGAATCCGAGGGCCTCGAAGAAATCCATGTCGACGATGGCCGCCCCCGTCGCCACGATGGCGTCCACCATGTTGTACTTCACCAGGTCGGCGTAGATGTTCATGCAGCCGGCGGCGCTTGCGCTCCCGGCGATACAGAGGATGACGGAGCAGGACCGGTCCTTCAGCATCCGTTCGAAGAGATCGGCGCCTGCGGCCAGGTCCCGGGCGGAAAAGGACATGCCCTTCATGGCCTTGACCAGGCCGACGGCGTCGACGGACGCGATATCCAGATGCCGGACCGGCGTTTGGAGATAATCCTTCTTCTTCGTCTTCATAACCCACCTTTCCGTTTTTTCTTCATTTTTCATTAACCCAGGGACCAGCCGGTTGTCAATGATCACCTCGGCGGTCCGGCCCGGCGGCAGCGGGGAAGACAGAATCCGTCTTGTCATCCACTGGAATATCTGGTAGGTCCCCGACATGACGGACGGAATTTCCCAAAAAGTCTGGACGGTTTCGGAGCTGAACGAGGCCGTCCGGGACCTGCTGGAGGGGCGGTTCGATCTCCTGTGGGTGGAGGGGGAAGTGGCCGATCTTCGCCGTCCCTCCTCCGGACATGTCTACTTCTCCCTGAAGGATGCGGGAGGCCAGGTTCGGGCGGTTCTGTTCCGCTCCTCCGCGGCGGCACTCAGGTTCCGTCTCGAGGACGGGATGCGCGTGCTCTGCCGGGGACGCCTGGGCGTTTATCCGCTCCGGGGGGAGTACCAGCTGGTCGTCTCCACAGCCGAGCCCTACGGCATCGGCGCCCTGCAGCGGGCTTTCGAGCAGCTCAAGGCCCGCCTGGAGGCGGAAGGGCTTTTCGACCGATCCCGGAAAAAGCCCGTTCCCTTCCTGCCCTGGCGGATCGGGGTGGTCACCTCCCTCTCGGGATCGGTCCTGCGGGACATCCTTCACATCACCTCCCGGCGCTTCCCGTCGATTCCCCTCCTGATCGCCCCGGTGCGCGTCCAAGGGCCGGAGGCCCCTCCGGAAATCGTTCGGGCCGTCCGTGACCTGCAGGCGGAAGGACTCGTGGACGTCATCATCCTGGCCCGGGGCGGGGGATCCCTGGAGGACCTGGCTCCGTTCAACGACGAACGGGTAGCCCGGGCCGTCGCCGCATCGACTGTTCCCGTCGTCTCCGCGGTGGGACACGAAACGGACTATACGATTGCCGACTTCGTCTCCGACCTTCGGGCCCCTACCCCCTCCGCGGCGGCGGAGCTGGTGGTTCCCGTGCGCCGGGACCTGCTGGCGACGGTGGAATCCTTCCGGGATCGCCTTTTAAAAGGGATGGATCGAAGTGCTTCCCGGCGGCGGGAGCGAATCGCCCTGTCTCGCCGGCGGCTCAGGGATCCGGCCCGTCGGATTGCCGATCATCGCCTGGCCATGGACGACCGCCTGCAGCGCCTGCAGAGACTCCTCCAGGGATCCGCTTTGGAACGAAGACAACGCCTGATCTACGCCGCCCGGCACCTGCAGCATGCCAGCCCCGGCGAGCGGATCCGCCGGGAGGCCAGGCACCTGGAAACCCTGTACCGGGATCTCAAGCGGAACCTGGAAACGTTGCTGCTGCTGGAAAAGCAGCGGGTGCAAACCCTGGCGGTCCGCCTTGACGCCCTCAATCCCCTGGCCGTGCTCCGGCGCGGGTATGCCGTCGCCCGCCGCCTCCCCCAGGGAACCTTGATTACGGACGCCTCGGCGCTGATCGAAGAAACCCTCGTGGACGTGCGGGTGGCCGAGGGAGGATTCCGGGCGGCGGTGAAAGAAACCTACAGGAGTTGACTCATGGCCCGCGAAAAATTCGAGGATGCCCTCGAGAAGCTGGAACAGATCGTGCGTCGCATGGAAGCAGGAGAGATGAGCCTGGACGAATCCCTCAAGGCCTTCGAGGAGGGCATCCGGCTGGTGCGTCTGTGCAACGCCCGTCTCGACGACGCGGAACGTCGCGTCGAGGTGCTCCTCCGGGAGGGGGACCTCCTGACCACGAAGCCATTCGGCGGGGATGACGCATGAGCGGCATACCGGACGACTTTTCCTCCTATCTGAAGTCCCGGAAGGAACTTGTGGACAGCGCCCTGAACCGCTATCTCCCCGCCGAGGGTCTCTATCCGCCGGAGATTTATACGGCCATGCGTTACAGCCTGTTCGCCGGCGGCAAACGGCTCCGTCCCATCCTCTGCATCGCCTCGGCGGAGGCCCTGGGAGGTCTCCTGGAAGACATCCTCCCGGCCGCCTGCGCCATCGAGATGATCCATACGTATTCGCTCATCCACGATGACCTGCCCGCCATGGACAACGACGATTTCCGGCGTGGTGTCCCGACGAATCACAAGGTCTTCGGCGAAGGCGTGGCCGTTCTGGCGGGGGACGCCCTCCTGACCGAGGCGTTCCGCCTCCTGACGGACCCTGCTGTCATCTGCTCCGTCGAGCCCGGCCGGGTGGTCCGGATTGTTCACGAGATTGCCACGGCGGCCGGCGCCGGCGGCATGGTGGGCGGCCAGGTGGTGGACATCCTGTCGGAAGGGCGGCCTTCCGATTATGACACACTCCTTTTCATCCACAGCGGCAAAACCGGCCGGATGATCCTCGCCTCGCTCCGGACGGGGGTGATCCTGGCAGACGGCCGGGAAGAGGAGCTGGAGGCCGTCTCGGAATACGGCCGGCACATCGGCCTTGCTTTTCAGATCGCCGACGACATCCTGAATGTCGAAGGGGATCCCTCTCTCCTGGGGAAGGGAACGGGAAGCGACGCCGCCCGCCGGAAGGTCACTTTCCCGGCCCTGCTCGGTCTGGAAGAGTCGAGGGCCATGGCCCGGCAGAGCATCGAGGCGGCCCTGGAGGGCATCGCCTGCCTGGACGGCCGCGCCGAGCCCCTCCGCCGGATCGCCCACTACATCCTCGAACGAAAATCCTGACAAACGATCTTATGGCAGCCAAAGAAGAGAAACCGACGTCCCGAATCGTATCCCTCGAAGAGATCAACTCGCCGGCCGACATCCGCGGCCTCGATGTTTCTCAACTGAACCACCTGGCAGAGGAAATCCGGACCCTCATCATCCGGACCGTCTCCGTCTGCGGGGGTCATCTGGCCTCCTCGCTCGGTTCGGTGGAGTTGACCCTGGCCATTCATCACGTCTTCGACACCCCACGGGACAAGCTCGTCTGGGACGTGGGACACCAGGCCTATGCCCACAAGATCATCACGGAGCGGCGGGACCGCTTCTCCACCCTGCGCCGCCGGGGGGGCATCAGCGGTTTCCCGAAGCGGGAGGAGAGTCCTTACGACGTGTTCGACGTCGGCCACAGCGGGACGTCGATTTCCGCCGCCACCGGCATTGCCGAGGCAAAATGCCTCCGAGGAGAGGCCTTCAAGGTGATCGCCGTCATCGGCGACGGCTCCATGACCTCCGGCATGGCATACGAGGGGCTGAACTGGGCTGGAGACCGGAAAAAGGACCTGATCATCATCCTCAACGACAATGAGATGTCCATCTCTCCCAACGTGGGGGCCCTTTCATCCTACCTGAACCGGATGATGACGGGTCAGCGGGCCATGAAGATCCGTTCCGAGGTGAAGAGCTTCTTTCGGACCCTCCCGGGCATCGGCGAGCAGATGCTGAAGTTCTCCCGACAGGCCGAAGAAGCCCTGAAGGGCTTCATCGTCCCCGGAGCCCTGTTCGAAGACCTGGGCTTTACCTACGTCGGCCCCCTGGAGGGACACCGTCTGGATCACCTCGTCAAGAACCTGCAGAATGTCAGGGAGATGCCCGGACCCATCCTGGTCCATGTGGTGACCCGGAAGGGCAAGGGATACGCCCCCGCCGAATCCAGGCCACTGCAGTTCCACGGAATCGGTCCCTTCTGCATCGAGACGGGGGAACCCCTCACGTCTGCCGACGGGCGGATCTCCTATTCCCGGATGTTCGGAAACACCCTCGTCAGGCTGGCCGAACAGGATCCCCGGATCGTGGCCGTCACCGCCGCCATGTGCGAGGGAACCGGCCTCGACGCGTTCGCCCGGCAGTTTCCGACCCGTTTCTTCGACGTCGGCATCGCCGAGCAGCACGCCGTCACCTTCGCCGCCGGCCTGGCGACGGAGGGGGTAATCCCTGTCGTAGCCATTTATTCGACATTCATGCAGCGCTCCTACGACCAGATTCTCCACGACGTCTGCCTGCAGAAGCTTCCCGTCGTTCTGGCCCTGGACCGGGGCGGCTTCGTGGGAGACGACGGGCCCACCCATCACGGCCTCTTCGACTTCTCCTACCTGCGCTCCATTCCCAACATGACCGTCCTGGCCCCGAAGGACGAAAACGAATTCCAGCACATGCTGAAGACCGCCGTGGAATGGGGCGCCCCGATCGCAATCCGCTACCCCCGGGGCTCCGTGGCGGGGGTCCCCCTGGACGACGATCTGCGGGTCCTTCCCGCGGGCTGCGGGGAAATCCTGCGCGAGGGGAAAGACCTGGCCATCGTGGCCATCGGCGCGACAGTCCTGCCGGCCCTGGCGGCGGCGGAACGGCTTCGGGAAGAGGGAATCGAGGCCCGGGTGGTCAACGCCCGATCCGTCAAGCCTCTGGATGCGGGGCTGTTGTGTGAATCCGCCGCCCGGACCGGGAAAGTGCTTACCGTCGAGGAAAATGTCCTCATGGGCGGCTTCGGCAGCGCCGTCCTGGAGCTTTTCCAGGAAAAAGGAATCCGAAACGTCACCGTCGTGCGCCTCGGGGTCCCCGATACGTTTGTCGAGCAGGCCACCATGGCGGAGCTGAGGAGCCTTTACAGGGTCGACGAAGAGGGGATTCTTCGGGCGGCCCGATCCCTGGCCCGCTCCGGCGGCTGATTTCCTTCCGGCAGGCAGCCATGAAAAAAGAAAAAAAGCCCAGAGTGCGTCTGGATGCGCTTCTCGTCGAACGGGGGTTCTGCACCAGCCGCGAACGAGCCCGGGCCCTGATCCTGGCTGGGGCTGTCCTGGTGGAGGAAATGCCGACGGACAAGCCCGGCTCCTTCCTGTCTCCCGACGCCGTCGTCCGCCTCCGGACCGCCGACCATCCTTACGTGAGCCGCGGAGGGGTGAAGCTCCAGGGCGCCCTCGAAACGTTTTCCCTCTCCGTCCGGGATATGATCTGCCTCGACGTGGGGGCCTCCACCGGCGGGTTCACCGATTGCCTCCTCCAGGCGGGAGCCCGGAAAGTCTACGCCCTGGATGTGGGCTATGGACAGCTGGCCTGGAAACTCCGGCAGGACCCGCGAGTCGTGCCCGTTGAGCGAACGAACATACGGCTCTACAACGGCGGGGACCTGGAAGGACCGGTCGATCTGATCACCATCGACGCCTCTTTCATTTCCCTGAAGCTGGTCATCCCGGCGGCGCTGCGCTGGCTGAAACCCGGAGGCATCCTCCTGGCCCTGATCAAGCCCCAGTTTGAAGCGGGCAGGGAACGGGTCGGAAAGGGCGGCGTCATCCGGGACCCCGTCACCCACCGGGAGGTCGTGGAGGAAACGGAACGGTTCTGTCGTGGCGAGGGCCTCGCCGTCCGGGGGACCTGCGAATCGTCCCTCCCGGGCCCCGCCGGAAACCGCGAGTTTTTTATCCTTGCGGCAGCCCCTCCGCCGGCGGTCGGGGCGGAGCCGGAGGAAGCCATGGAGAACGGCGGCAGGACGCCGAAAGAGTCATGAGCGTTAGACTGGCGAAAACCGCCGGCTTCTGCATGGGCGTCAAACGGGCCGTGGACATGGTCCTCGACATGCCCGTTCCCCAGGGCAAGGTCCATTTTTACACGTACGGCCCCCTCATCCACAATCCCCAGACCGTTGAACTGCTCGAGAAGAGAGGGTTTCAGCCCATCCGGACGATCGAGGAGATCCAGGAGCCCCGGGAAGGGGCCACCCTCATTCTCCGCGCCCACGGCATCTCGCCGGAGGAGAGACGAAGGATCAAGGAATCGGGCCTGAAAATCGTCGACGCCACCTGCCCCAAAGTAGGCCACGTCCAGGCGATCATCAAGAAACACGCCTCCCGGGACTACGACATCCTCCTCATCGGGGACCCCCATCATCCGGAGGTGAACGGGCTCCTGGGATTCGCCGGCGAGCGGGGCATCGTCGTCCAGAGCGAAGAAGAGGTGGCCTCCCTGCCGGATCTCCGCAAGGTGTGCGTCGTCGCCCAGACGACCCAGAGCCTGGACACCTTCCACCGGATCGTCCGCCGGGTCCAGGACCGCTTCCCCGAGACGCTCGTATTCGATACCATCTGCAATTCCACGGAGGAACGGCAGCGGGAGATCCAGACCATGGCCGCCGAGGTGGACGCCTTCTTCATCGTCGGCGGCCGGAACAGCGCCAACACCCTGCGCCTGGCGGCCCTGGCCTCCCAGACGGGAACACCGACCTTCCATATCGAAACGGCGGATGAACTGGCGGGAATCGACCTCGCCCGTTACGACCGGATCGGCGTGTCCGCCGGCGCCTCCACGCCGAACTGGATCATCGACCGGGTCGTGGAAAGCCTCCGGAAGGAACAGGACCGCCGCAAGGGTCTGCTGCGCAGCCTGTTCCAGGGATGGATTCTCCTGGTCAAGACAGACGTCTTCTCCTCTCTCGGCGCCGGAATCCTGACCCTGGCCTGCCTGCTCCTGCAGGGACGTCCCCCGGAACTCCTTCCCGTCTGGACGGCGGCTCTTTACGTCTATGCGATGCACACCCTCAACCGGGTCCTCGACACCCGCACCAGCTCCATCCTGGGAACGTTCCGGGAGGCCTCCTACCGTCGCCATCGCCGCCTCTACGGACAGCTTGGCTTCGCCTCCATGGTCCTCGCCCTGGTGGGAGCCCTTCTGGCGGGAACATCCTCTTTCCTGTTCCTCCTGACCCTTTCCGTTTTCGGAATGCTCTACAACGTCCGCATCTGGCCCAACCGATGGCGGTTCGAAACGTTCCGGGACATCCCGGGATCGAAAAACGTCTCCATGGCGACAGCCTGGGCCGCCGTCACGGCCATTCTGCCGACCCTCCGGGACGGGCTTTCCCTGGAACCGGGATGGATCGTTTCCTTCCTGTTCGTCTTTGCCCTGGTCGTGGTCCGCTCGGCCCTTTCGGACCTGCAGGACCTGCAGAGCGACCGGCTTCTGGGACGGGAAACGATTCCCGTCGTGATCGGACAGGAAATGACCCAGAAGCTTCTGAACTCTTTCTCCTTTTTGCTGATATTGCTCCTCGTCGCGGCCGCGGCCGCGGGTTGGGTGACCCCCTTCGCCTGGCTCCTCGTATCCTGTCCCTTTTACCTGTGGATTTGTTTCCGCCTTTGTGATAGAAGGTCCGGACTTTCCGGTGTAGTTCTGGAGGGTTTGCTGGAAACGGGCTATTTCATTGCGGGTTTGGCCGCCCTGCTTTGGCTGGGGATCGGCCGGTCTGTCTGACATGGAATCGTGGAGGAACAATCATGAAAAAAACCGCCGGAGTCGTATGGGTGCTGTTCCTGGTTCTCCTGCTTGCCGGATGCGGCGGACTCCGTTATTCCCAGGTTGCCCCTGACGCCAAGGATTTCCATCCCCAGCGGATCGGCGTCCTGCCTGTCGAAACGGGGCCGTACGAAGAAGCCCGGGGAACCGCGGATTCGGTCATCGCCGCCGTCCTGGTGAACAAGAAGTGGTTCGCCGACGTGGTGGCCGCAGAGTCCATCAACCGGCAGATCCAGTCCAATGACGAACTCCGCAAGGTCGTCCTGGAATATCTGACCAAACTACGAACGGTGAACTTCTCCGATCCCGCGCTGAGCCGCCGCATTGGGGAACTGTGCCGGGTGGACGCCTTCCTGGTGGTCAACGTGGATTATTGGAATTACACAACGGAAGGCGAGAAGAAAATCGGAAAAGTGGGCCTGGGTGTAAAGATGGTGGAGGCCTCCACCGGAAAGATCATGTGGAAGGCGGGACATCATGAGGCTTCCAGATATTATCTTATCAAGCCGGACCTGAAAGACGTGGCGGAAAGCCTGTTCAAGACCATGATCGGTGAGATGCCCCACTGACGAGCGCCGCGGGCGGGAGGATGCCATGAAAGACCGTGTCAAGGCCGTACTGGAAAAGGTTCGACCCAGCCTACAGGCGGACGGAGGAGACGTCGAACTGGTGGACGTCTCCGAAGAAGGGGTGGTCCGTGTTCGTCTGACGGGCGCCTGCAAGGGATGCCCGATGTCCCAGATGACCCTGAAGATGGGAATCCAGCGTTATCTCCAGCGGGAGGTTCCGGAAGTGAAGGAAGTCGTTTCCGTATAGACCCGGACCCGGCGGGTGGATGGAAGGGTTGAAAAGGCAACAAAATCAAAAGGAGCTTTTCAAAATGGCTTATGTGATAACCGATGACTGTATCGCCTGTGGATCCTGCGAAAGCGAGTGCCCCGTCGAGGCCATATCCGAAGGGGATGACAAATACGTAATCGATCCGGGTCTCTGCACCGACTGCGGGGCCTGTGCCGACCAGTGCCCGGTGGAAGCGATCCTTCCGGGCGAAGAGAAATAGCGGACAAACGTCCGGACGGAAGGGAATAGGGGAAGCCACCGGCCCCTCCGGCCCGGTTGTTTCCCCTCTCGTATTTTCAGGCCGTCATCCGGCGGAGCGGTCAGGCTTTCTCCTGGCGGGAGTCCTCCATGGGGCCCTTCATCACCTTTGAAGGCATCGAGGGATCGGGAAAGAGCACCCAGATCCAACTGGCCGCACAATACCTTGAGGAACGGGGAATCCGGACACGGGTCACCGGCGAGCCCGGAGGAACGGCTCTGGGCATCAGGATCCGGGAGCTGCTCCTGAACCGGGGTCCCGTTGAAATCGGAGCCGAGTCGGAGTTGTTCCTTTTCGCCGCCGCCCGGAGCCAGCACGTGCAGGTGCTGCTGCCGGCCCTTCGGGAAGGCTGCTGGGTCCTCTGTGACCGTTTCTCCGACGCCACGGTTGCCTACCAGGGATTCGGACGCGGGCTGGACATCTCGTTCGTCCGGAATGTAAACGCCTTTGCCGGCGGCGGCCTGGTTCCCCGGCTTACCATCCTGGTCGACCTGCCCGTCGAGACAGGCCTGAACCGGGCCTTCGCCCGTGCGGCCAGGCAGTCCGGCCCCGCGGAAGACCGTTTCGAGCACGAAGAGCTGGCTTTTCACAAACGGGTCCGCTCCGGGTATCTCGAAATGGCCCGGCAGGAACCGGGACGCTTCCGGGTGATCGATGGCGGCCGGACCATTCAGGAAATTCATCGGGAGGTCTGCACACATCTGGACGCCCTCCTCCCGAATGCAGGAGATCCATGCCCTTCCGGGACATCTGCGGCCATGAAAAACCCATCGCCATCCTGAAGCGGGCCCTTGCCTCCGGCAGGATCGCCCATGCCTACCTTTTCCGGGGCATGGAGGGCATCGGGAAGCGAACCGTGGCGGAAACCTTCGCCAAAGCCCTCAATTGTACCCGGATGGAAGACGACGCCTGCGGCGACTGCCCCTCCTGCCGAAAATTCGACAGCGGGAACCATGCCGATGTCGTCACCATCCGTCCGGTGGGTCCCTTCATCCGCATCGGCGATATCCGCACCCTCCAGGATCAGATGGGATTCCGCCCCCTCGAAGGAGGACGTCGGGTCTTTCTTGTCATGGAAGCGGACCGGATGAACGAGCCGGCGGCAAACGCCCTGCTCAAGACCCTGGAGGAACCGTCCTCCCGGAATCACCTGATCCTCGTCACGAGCCGGCCCCACCGTCTCCCCTCCACCATTTTGTCCCGGTGCCAGCACCTCCCATTCAACCCTTTACAAACGGAGGCGATTGCCCTATTCTTGCGCGAACATATGGATTTTTCAGAGGCCCAGGCGGCGACGCTGGCCTCCTCCGCGGGCGGCAGCATCGGCCGGGCACTGGAAATGGCCC
This genomic interval carries:
- a CDS encoding TlyA family RNA methyltransferase; the protein is MKKEKKPRVRLDALLVERGFCTSRERARALILAGAVLVEEMPTDKPGSFLSPDAVVRLRTADHPYVSRGGVKLQGALETFSLSVRDMICLDVGASTGGFTDCLLQAGARKVYALDVGYGQLAWKLRQDPRVVPVERTNIRLYNGGDLEGPVDLITIDASFISLKLVIPAALRWLKPGGILLALIKPQFEAGRERVGKGGVIRDPVTHREVVEETERFCRGEGLAVRGTCESSLPGPAGNREFFILAAAPPPAVGAEPEEAMENGGRTPKES
- the ispH gene encoding 4-hydroxy-3-methylbut-2-enyl diphosphate reductase, whose protein sequence is MSVRLAKTAGFCMGVKRAVDMVLDMPVPQGKVHFYTYGPLIHNPQTVELLEKRGFQPIRTIEEIQEPREGATLILRAHGISPEERRRIKESGLKIVDATCPKVGHVQAIIKKHASRDYDILLIGDPHHPEVNGLLGFAGERGIVVQSEEEVASLPDLRKVCVVAQTTQSLDTFHRIVRRVQDRFPETLVFDTICNSTEERQREIQTMAAEVDAFFIVGGRNSANTLRLAALASQTGTPTFHIETADELAGIDLARYDRIGVSAGASTPNWIIDRVVESLRKEQDRRKGLLRSLFQGWILLVKTDVFSSLGAGILTLACLLLQGRPPELLPVWTAALYVYAMHTLNRVLDTRTSSILGTFREASYRRHRRLYGQLGFASMVLALVGALLAGTSSFLFLLTLSVFGMLYNVRIWPNRWRFETFRDIPGSKNVSMATAWAAVTAILPTLRDGLSLEPGWIVSFLFVFALVVVRSALSDLQDLQSDRLLGRETIPVVIGQEMTQKLLNSFSFLLILLLVAAAAAGWVTPFAWLLVSCPFYLWICFRLCDRRSGLSGVVLEGLLETGYFIAGLAALLWLGIGRSV
- a CDS encoding NifU family protein, with product MKDRVKAVLEKVRPSLQADGGDVELVDVSEEGVVRVRLTGACKGCPMSQMTLKMGIQRYLQREVPEVKEVVSV
- a CDS encoding 4Fe-4S binding protein → MAYVITDDCIACGSCESECPVEAISEGDDKYVIDPGLCTDCGACADQCPVEAILPGEEK
- the tmk gene encoding dTMP kinase; amino-acid sequence: MGPFITFEGIEGSGKSTQIQLAAQYLEERGIRTRVTGEPGGTALGIRIRELLLNRGPVEIGAESELFLFAAARSQHVQVLLPALREGCWVLCDRFSDATVAYQGFGRGLDISFVRNVNAFAGGGLVPRLTILVDLPVETGLNRAFARAARQSGPAEDRFEHEELAFHKRVRSGYLEMARQEPGRFRVIDGGRTIQEIHREVCTHLDALLPNAGDPCPSGTSAAMKNPSPS
- the holB gene encoding DNA polymerase III subunit delta' — its product is MPFRDICGHEKPIAILKRALASGRIAHAYLFRGMEGIGKRTVAETFAKALNCTRMEDDACGDCPSCRKFDSGNHADVVTIRPVGPFIRIGDIRTLQDQMGFRPLEGGRRVFLVMEADRMNEPAANALLKTLEEPSSRNHLILVTSRPHRLPSTILSRCQHLPFNPLQTEAIALFLREHMDFSEAQAATLASSAGGSIGRALEMAREDDIKVRDGLMDAVAGTLQNRTSPLRTTLPASLGKEREEVLRRLEMVRLFLRDLIVWKETGRRDLLLYGDRLDLIGPLSETLSGRELLARLDAVSRTQRAVEQNANRPLVLEAMILQWSGAA